One Carassius auratus strain Wakin chromosome 44, ASM336829v1, whole genome shotgun sequence genomic window carries:
- the LOC113062579 gene encoding C-type lectin domain family 4 member F-like, producing the protein MQLSAQTTNNTIMVRNTEELTANYTRVRERLSIYEVKVRNIEELTANYTRVREQLSFYEALTAESLNCDMNWTAYNGKLYFFSSNKMDWSSSRAFCVSKGADLVTITSQTEQVFLASKIKAWYWIGLNDLETEGHWVWVNNQSLNEIGVQFWHKRKSGKSEPDNWNVGLTGEDCAIVKNDTNYLDSWFDVSCHSVMKFICEKKY; encoded by the exons ATGCAACTGTCTGCCCAGACAACTAACAACACAA TCATGGTGAGAAATACTGAGGAACTTACAGCCAACTACACCAGAGTTAGAGAACGACTGTCCATTTATGAAG TCAAAGTTAGAAATATTGAGGAACTTACAGCCAACTACACCAGAGTTAGAGAACAACTGTCCTTTTATGAAG CATTAACAGCTGAGTCTTTGAACTGTGACATGAACTGGACAGCTTACAATGGAAAGTTGTACTTCTTCAGCTCTAATAAAATGGACTGGTCAAGCAGTCGTGCTTTCTGTGTTTCAAAAGGAGCTGATCTGGTCACCATAACCAGCCAAACAGAACAG GTGTTTCTGGCTTCTAAAATTAAAGCATGGTACTGGATTGGTCTCAATGATCTGGAAACTGAAGGACACTGGGTTTGGGTGAATAACCAAAGTCTCAATGAAATTGGAGTACA GTTTTGGCACAAGAGAAAATCTGGAAAAAGTGAACCTGATAACTGGAACGTGGGGCTTACTGGAGAGGACTGTGCAATTGTGAAAAATGATACCAACTATTTAGACAGTTGGTTTGATGTTTCTTGCCATTCTGTGATGAAGTTTATCTGTGAAAAGAAATATTAA